Within Nocardioides rotundus, the genomic segment TCGGTCACGCTGTTCGAGATCGGGGTGGCGGTCGCGCCGGTGACGACCCGCTCGCGGCCCAGGGAGCGCAGGTACTCCAGCTTCATGTGCAGGTCGCTGGCCCGGTTCGAGCCCTCGATGGCGGCGTCCTGAATGTTCGAGTCGGTGGCGAGGTTCTTGTACATGTGCATCTCGTCCACGACCACGTAGTCGATGCCGGTGTCCTCGAAGCACACTCCGACGTCCCGGTCGCTGTCGACACGGGCCTTGACCTTGTTCTCCAGTTGCAGCAGCCGACGCTGGATGCGCTTGACGCTCCTCTGCTTCTCGCCCTCAGCGTTGGCGAGCACCTGCCGCATCTCGTCCACCTGCGCCTGGATGTAGGTCTGCTGGGTGTCCTCGCGCAGCGGGATCTTCTCGAACGCGCCCTGGGTCAGCAGCACCCCGTCCCAGTCGCTTGCGGAGGCGCGGGCGACGAACAGGCGGCGCTTGTCGGTGGTGAGGTCTTTGGACGAGGCGGCGAGAATCCGCGCCTGCGGATAGATCTGCAACCATTCCCGGCTGAACTGTTCGAGCATGTGATTTGGGATCACGATCACCGGCTTGGAGATCAGCCCCATCCGGCGCATCTCCATCACGCCCATGATCATCTCGGCGGTCTTGCCCGCACCCACCTCGTGGAACAACCCGGCAGACGGCTCGGCGATCATGCGGGCCACCGCCGAGCGCTGGTGCGGACGTGGCACGAAGTTCTCCGCCATGCCCGGCAGCGTCAGATACTCGCCCGCGTCGGTGTAGTCGCGCAGCACGATGCTGTTGAAGCGTCTGTTGTACTCGGCCACGAGAGTGCGGGCGCGTTCGGGGTCTTCGAACACCCACTCTGCGAAGCGCTCCTGTATCGCGTCGGCCTTCTCTTGCGCGGCGGTCGTCTCCAGGGGGTTGAGCACGCGGCGGGTCTTGCCGCCGACGTCCTCGATCTCGTCGTAGACCAGCAGCGTCTTCTGCTCCATCACCGCCTGGGCGATGTCCGGGGCGGGGCGGCGCTCGGTGCCCCACTCGCTGGTCGCCAGCAGCCCGGCCCGGCCGCCGCGCACCTCCCACATCCCCGGCAGCGGGTTCTCCACCCGGACGTCGCTGGTGCGCAGCAGCTCGTTCAAGAACTGTGCGTGCACCTCGGCGCTGATCCACACCGCGCCCATCCGGGCGCTGATCTCCTGCACGCCGAGCGGTTCGGGGACGACCTCGGTGAGCGCGTCCACGTTGGCTTGGAATGCCGGATCGTCGGCGGCGCGCTCGGTGGCGGCGTCGAGTTTGGTGCGCACATCCCCCGACAGATAGGCCGGGGCGTGGACGAGTTCATCGGTGACTGGATCGGTGAACACCAGCCCGGTCAGCGCGCCGCGCGCCGCGTCCTCGCTCATGCCGAGCATGTCCGCGATCAGCGGCAGCTCGATCCGGCCGGTGCGATCCAGGCTCACCGCCACCGCATCGGCCGGGGTCTCGACGCCCTGAATCTCGGTGCGCGGGGTGACGACCCGGCGGGTCATGATCGCCGCCGGGGTCGCGGTCTGGTCGATGTCGTCGAACTGCTCCAGGGCGCCTCACGGGATACGGACTCCCTGAACGGCAGCCGGAACACCGTCGTGAAGCCACCGTCAAGCAGGTCCTGCACACGACGGGCGTCATCGCCGAAGTCCTCCGGAGACGTGGGGAACGGCAACGCGTACGTCGGCAGCGGGAAGTCGTGATCGAGCTCGCCGGTGACTGCGGTGATGGCAGCTCGAGCTCTTGCCGCACTGAACTCGAACCAATGCTCGCGGCTCACGATCTGCGGCTGATCGGTGATCTCACCGACCGACTTGAAGCCAAGTCCCTTGTAGCCGATAGCCGTCTCTGGATCCTTCGTTGAGGCTCCGAGAGTGGAAATGGCTCGTATGTGC encodes:
- a CDS encoding ATP-binding protein, with protein sequence MSLPVPAERSVVDQIRLPFLESLAAEWEAGRHDNALVMLRERGVSKDLIRERYSGRYPFELLQNAEDAAAENGLVGRAHFEVTDTALLVADNGAGFSAKHIRAISTLGASTKDPETAIGYKGLGFKSVGEITDQPQIVSREHWFEFSAARARAAITAVTGELDHDFPLPTYALPFPTSPEDFGDDARRVQDLLDGGFTTVFRLPFRESVSREAPWSSSTTSTRPRPRRRS